A part of Populus alba chromosome 8, ASM523922v2, whole genome shotgun sequence genomic DNA contains:
- the LOC118060297 gene encoding uncharacterized protein isoform X1, which produces MFRLHKHKSDKFGGTLDFKFSSFQALQVPKGWDRLFVYIISVETGKTLSKSGKGSVRNGTCRWTESLTESIPVSEKEIDDCLFKFVVSMGSSRSGILGEATVNLGSYKNAETAVPVSLPLKKCNYGTILLVRIQCLTPRAKPREVQFEEPGSYAEDVIAVDYIDMENKSDVSDSSVARSVGSSSSNHLDSASGTGEHSRELSFSASGSRYSFDSMEGSLDYSLQNNLIGTSNLVGRQDSTGSQNSSSYASYSFNDSSRSNHSSFNSASRSHLQNQRESLNQVSRTVASSPLRNADSSKDLLEAAEATIEELRAEARMWEQNARRLMIDLEKMRKDLSDQSMHCASLEMQLSESHRECDGSRQKIEQLKILLEESVAKQTTTEKLKFQAKEMDNFQREIEDELKFQKETNADLALQLKKTQESNIELVTILQELEDTIEIQKIEISDLSKIQSKSQKAGKYHVEAQDSEETKPMKKSFAEDTREASCDSGMEGSTVEQELDDLPVGSESEDSRSLELELQQLQDSQRNLEITIHPPERSLENKIHAIEVEQSLKTQTLMDCKEEWREKLAAKDEKITNLEAELFKALNPLDFQNGDDRDLIKEIEVLTQKMEELERDCSELTEENLELVLKLKESEKHGASTSPSSNECLGNHSLFTSESEVRKLRSQICKLEEEMSKKEIISQQLSTDFLQIQCADLGKRCADLELQLQASKDRTLYLDSELSKYHARAERQEIEIATRQEQLEHYEGMETGVNVHPADICSDIKLSESQATAEMAKTLSELQEHIQSCLANVKKQQCDPCFLINGECSSAFDKPAISNDTDLFNQKEKAKSILNSFVQLKDLFEAKSASFENEVHQSKEVRAKVVNPDELRNNLEAYDSGGNNFSTCGPQPESVQMESTPEMTDLEKELLEKISGMDKLNSLNEQEIDGLRHSQMELETQISNLQNERWQLEQNLEVTRRESMVTSKCLDDLRKEMTKLSGNRDSQASAKEILERKLSELESGKLEMEVHLSELEKENVQLSERICGLEAQLRYLTNDRESTSEELHNSESSNMSLREEIRRLESELEAQKVDARQKMQDMQKRWLEAQEECGYLKVANPKLQTTAESLIEECSVLQKSNAELRTQKMQLHEHCTILEAELRDSEKFFSNMSKEVEALEGKYILLQQEIASKEQALGIELDSLLQENKKYKEKLAIEENFLNQMHLEKTVEVENLQREVAHLTEQISATNGEKERTASEAVIEVSHLRSGRAMLEASLQELQGKLELSESNLCTFQMESEIKVLGLMQELSASKQNQEVLMADHEKLLELLEDVKSNEEKHKSSVKGLEIKLKASEYARQQVAEETSSLKIQLQKTSLLQDEILDLKRSLNEVKFENQKLEASLQMLSGDYEELKTEKILSMQKISDMQRAVSELEDCKRSKVALEEKLLRLEGDLTAREAIGAQDAELKNELARAKRANSEFQRKIRYLEEEKQECLKKAQALEEELEQRKASKQDQHSFSDASLPFGPESRDMNSSAPDELNVSQVGMKSNFNTGNAPGIGLDSLSKIQLLENELAEALEANDMYKAQLKSLLTEEYKDPLNAPKKLLDEDVVVEGDGYEGKISSLQTELKDLQERYFDMSLKYAEVESERAKLVLKLKPVNNGRRWFS; this is translated from the exons atgttcaggCTACACAAACACAAGTCAGATAAATTTGGAGGCACACTTGACTTCAAGTTCTCCAGCTTCCAGGCTCTTCAG GTACCAAAAGGATGGGACAGGCTTTTTGTGTACATAATTTCAGTAGAAACTGGAAAGACGCTGTCCAAATCTGGGAAAGGGTCGGTGAGGAACGGAACTTGTCGATGGACGGAGAGTTTGACGGAGTCCATTCCGGTTTCGGAGAAAGAGATTGATGATTGTCTTTTCAAGTTTGTTGTTTCCATG GGATCGTCGAGATCGGGCATCCTTGGAGAGGCTACGGTTAATTTGGGGAGTTATAAGAATGCAGAAACTGCTGTTCCTGTTTCGTTGCCGTTGAAAAAGTGTAACTATGGAACCATTTTACTA GTTAGAATTCAGTGCCTGACACCAAGAGCAAAACCCAG GGAGGTGCAGTTTGAAGAGCCAGGTTCATATGCAGAGGATGTGATTGCTGTTGACTACATTGACATGGAAAACAAATCTGATGTTTCTGATAGTTCAGTCGCCAGGAGTGTTGGATCCTCATCAAGCAACCATTTGGATAGTGCATCTGGTACAGGAGAACATAGTAGG GAATTGAGTTTCTCGGCATCAGGATCACGCTATAGCTTTGATTCAATGGAGGGTTCATTGGATTATTCCCTGCAAAATAACTTAATTGGCACCAGCAATCTTGTTGGGAGACAAGATTCAACTGGCTCCCAGAACAGTTCTTCTTACgcatcttattcttttaatgattCTTCCAGATCAAATCACTCGTCCTTTAATTCAGCTTCACGAAGCCATCTTCAGAATCAAAGAGAGAGTCTTAATCAGGTTTCAAGAACTGTTGCCTCATCACCTTTACGGAATGCTGATTCATCTAAAGACCTTCTGGAAGCTGCAGAAGCTACAATTGAGGAGCTTCGAGCAGAAGCAAGGATGTGGGAACAAAATGCTCGTAGATTAATGATTGATCTGGAAAAAATGCGGAAGGATTTATCAGACCAATCAATGCACTGTGCAAGTCTTGAAATGCAGCTTTCAGAATCGCACAGAGAATGTGATGGCTCGAGGCAGAAGATTGAACAATTGAAGATCCTATTGGAGGAATCCGTAGCAAAGCAAACAACCACTGAGAAGCTGAAGTTTCAGGCCAAAGAAATGGATAATTTTCAGAGAGAAATAGAAGATGAATTAAAGTTTCAGAAAGAGACAAATGCTGACTTGGCTTTACAGCTAAAGAAAACCCAAGAGTCGAACATTGAGCTTGTTACCATACTTCAGGAACTGGAAGATACCATAGAAATACAGAAAATAGAAATTTCAGatctgtcaaaaattcaatccaaaaGTCAAAAGGCAGGAAAGTATCACGTTGAAGCCCAAGACAGTGAGGAGACCAAACCAATGAAGAAATCTTTTGCTGAGGATACAAGAGAGGCCTCTtgtgattcaggtatggaaggCAGTACTGTTGAACAGGAATTGGATGATTTACCTGTAGGTTCTGAATCAGAGGACAGCAGGAGCCTGGAGCTGGAGTTACAGCAACTGCAAGATTCACAAAGGAATTTAGAAATTACTATCCATCCTCCGGAAAGATCTCTCGAGAACAAAATCCATGCAATTGAGGTTGAGCAAAGTTTAAAAACTCAAACTCTAATGGATTGCAAAGAAGAATGGAGAGAAAAATTAGCTGCCAAGGATGAAAAGATCACCAATTTGGAAGCAGAGTTATTCAAAGCTCTTAATcctcttgattttcaaaatggaGATGATCGCGATCtgattaaagaaattgaagttctgACACAGAAGATGGAGGAACTTGAGAGAGATTGCAGTGAGCTCACAGAAGAAAATCTAGAACTTGTACTTAAGCTCAAAGAGTCAGAAAAGCATGGTGCCTCGACTAGCCCTTCGTCAAATGAATGTTTGGGGAATCATTCTCTCTTCACCTCTGAATCTGAGGTTAGAAAATTGAGATCCCAAATATGCAAgcttgaagaagagatgagcaAGAAGGAAATAATTAGCCAACAACTTTCCACTGATTTTTTGCAGATTCAATGTGCAGATCTTGGAAAAAGGTGTGCTGACCTGGAGCTTCAGCTGCAAGCTTCCAAGGACAGAACACTCTACCTTGATTCTGAACTCAGTAAATATCATGCAAGAGCAGAGCGACAGGAAATCGAGATTGCTACACGACAAGAACAGTTAGAACATTATGAAGGAATGGAAACTGGGGTCAATGTCCATCCGGCAGACATCTGTTCAGACATCAAGCTTTCCGAATCACAAGCTACTGCTGAAATGGCTAAAACATTATCTGAGTTGCAGGAGCACATCCAATCATGTTTAGCCAATGTGAAGAAGCAACAATGTGATCCATGTTTTCTGATAAATGGAGAATGTAGTTCTGCTTTTGATAAACCTGCCATTTCAAATGATACAGATTTGTTTAATCAAAAAGAGAAAGCAAAGTCTATTCTGAACAGCTTTGTCCAGCTGAAAGATTTGTTTGAAGCAAAATCTGCTTCGTTTGAAAATGAAGTTCACCAAAGCAAAGAGGTAAGAGCAAAAGTGGTGAATCCTGATGAGCTCCGCAACAATTTGGAGGCTTATGACTCAGGGGGGAATAATTTCAGCACTTGTGGTCCACAACCAGAAAGCGTGCAAATGGAATCTACACCTGAGATGACAGATTTAGAAAAGGAGCTTTTGGAAAAGATATCTGGCATGGATAAGCTTAATTCTTTGAATGAACAAGAGATAGATGGTCTAAGGCATTCCCAAATGGAGCTAGAAACACAGATTTCTAATCTTCAGAACGAGAGATGGCAGTTGGAGCAAAATCTTGAAGTTACGCGAAGAGAAAGCATGGTGACCTCTAAATGCTTGGATGATTTACGAAAGGAAATGACGAAGCTTAGTGGTAACAGGGATTCACAAGCTTCAGCCAAAGAGATCCTAGAAAGGAAGTTGTCAGAGCTGGAAAGTGGCAAATTGGAGATGGAAGTTCACTTGTCTgaactagaaaaagaaaatgtacaGTTATCAGAGCGAATATGTGGCTTGGAAGCACAATTAAGATATTTGACCAATGATAGGGAATCAACCAGCGAGGAATTGCATAACTCGGAATCTAGTAATATGAGTCTCCGGGAAGAGATAAGAAGACTGGAAAGTGAATTGGAGGCACAAAAGGTTGACGCGAGGCAAAAGATGCAGGACATGCAAAAGCGGTGGTTAGAAGCTCAAGAAGAGTGCGGGTATCTGAAAGTAGCAAATCCAAAGTTACAAACTACAGCTGAAAGTCTTATTGAAGAATGCAGTGTGCTTCAGAAATCAAATGCAGAACTGAGGACGCAAAAGATGCAGTTACATGAGCATTGTACAATTCTGGAAGCTGAGTTAAGGGATTCagaaaagtttttttctaatatgtCGAAGGAAGTAGAAGCTCTTGAAGGAAAGTATATATTACTGCAGCAAGAAATTGCCTCAAAAGAGCAAGCACTTGGTATAGAACTAGATTCACTTcttcaagaaaacaagaaatataaagagaaaCTTGCTATTGAGGAGAATTTTCTGAACCAGATGCACTTGGAGAAGACAGTTGAAGTTGAGAATCTTCAAAGAGAGGTTGCACATCTGACTGAACAGATATCTGCAACTAATGGAGAAAAGGAAAGGACAGCTTCAGAAGCTGTGATTGAAGTGTCTCATCTGCGTTCTGGTAGAGCTATGCTGGAAGCTTCTCTGCAAGAATTACAAGGAAAACTCGAATTATCTGAGAGTAACCTCTGTACCTTCCAGATGGAATCAGAGATTAAAGTGCTTGGACTTATGCAAGAACTTTCTGCTTCCAAACAAAACCAGGAAGTTCTGATGGCTGATCATGAAAAGCTGCTTGAATTGTTAGAAGATGTCAAATCCaatgaagagaaacataaaagcAGTGTTAAGGGGctagaaataaaacttaaagCTTCTGAATATGCGAGGCAACAAGTTGCAGAAGAAACTTCCAGCCTTAAGATCCAATTGCAGAAAACATCACTTCTTCAAGACGAGATTCTGGATCTTAAAAGATCGCTTAATGAGGTCAAATTTGAGAATCAAAAGCTGGAAGCTTCATTGCAGATGTTATCAGGGGATTACGAGGAACTGAAGACTGAGAAAATCCTGTCTATGCAGAAGATTTCTGACATGCAGAGGGCTGTGTCTGAATTAGAAGACTGCAAAAGGAGTAAAGTTGCCCTGGAGGAGAAGCTTTTGCGACTGGAAGGGGATTTAACCGCAAGAGAAGCAATAGGTGCTCAGGATGCTGAGCTGAAAAATGAGCTTGCAAGGGCTAAGAGAGCAAATAGTGAATTCCAGAGGAAGATAAGATACCTCGAAGAGGAGAAGCAAGAGTGCTTGAAGAAAGCTCAAGCTCTTGAAGAGGAACTTGAACAGAGGAAAGCATCAAAACAGGATCAACATAGTTTCAGTGATGCAAGCCTCCCCTTTGGTCCTGAATCCAGGGACATGAATTCCTCTGCTCCTGATGAATTAAATGTCTCACAG GTCGGTATGAAATCGAATTTTAATACTGGAAATGCTCCAGGTATAGGATTGGATTCTTTGTCAAAGATCCAGCTACTCGAGAATGAACTAGCTGAGGCTTTGGAGGCAAATGATATGTACAAAGCCCAGCTTAAGAG TTTGTTAACTGAGGAGTACAAGGATCCATTAAATGCTCCCAAGAAGTTGTTGGATGAAGATGTAGTAGTAGAAGGAGATGGATATGAGGGTAAGATATCATCACTTCAGACAGAGCTAAAAGATTTACAGGAGCGCTACTTCGACATGAGCCTCAAATATGCAGAAGTTGAATCTGAACGTGCGAAACTTGTACTAAAGCTGAAGCCTGTCAATAATGGACGAAGGTGGTTTTCATGA
- the LOC118060297 gene encoding uncharacterized protein isoform X2: MFRLHKHKSDKFGGTLDFKFSSFQALQVPKGWDRLFVYIISVETGKTLSKSGKGSVRNGTCRWTESLTESIPVSEKEIDDCLFKFVVSMGSSRSGILGEATVNLGSYKNAETAVPVSLPLKKCNYGTILLVRIQCLTPRAKPREVQFEEPGSYAEDVIAVDYIDMENKSDVSDSSVARSVGSSSSNHLDSASGTGEHSRELSFSASGSRYSFDSMEGSLDYSLQNNLIGTSNLVGRQDSTGSQNSSSYASYSFNDSSRSNHSSFNSASRSHLQNQRESLNQVSRTVASSPLRNADSSKDLLEAAEATIEELRAEARMWEQNARRLMIDLEKMRKDLSDQSMHCASLEMQLSESHRECDGSRQKIEQLKILLEESVAKQTTTEKLKFQAKEMDNFQREIEDELKFQKETNADLALQLKKTQESNIELVTILQELEDTIEIQKIEISDLSKIQSKSQKAGKYHVEAQDSEETKPMKKSFAEDTREASCDSGMEGSTVEQELDDLPVGSESEDSRSLELELQQLQDSQRNLEITIHPPERSLENKIHAIEVEQSLKTQTLMDCKEEWREKLAAKDEKITNLEAELFKALNPLDFQNGDDRDLIKEIEVLTQKMEELERDCSELTEENLELVLKLKESEKHGASTSPSSNECLGNHSLFTSESEIQCADLGKRCADLELQLQASKDRTLYLDSELSKYHARAERQEIEIATRQEQLEHYEGMETGVNVHPADICSDIKLSESQATAEMAKTLSELQEHIQSCLANVKKQQCDPCFLINGECSSAFDKPAISNDTDLFNQKEKAKSILNSFVQLKDLFEAKSASFENEVHQSKEVRAKVVNPDELRNNLEAYDSGGNNFSTCGPQPESVQMESTPEMTDLEKELLEKISGMDKLNSLNEQEIDGLRHSQMELETQISNLQNERWQLEQNLEVTRRESMVTSKCLDDLRKEMTKLSGNRDSQASAKEILERKLSELESGKLEMEVHLSELEKENVQLSERICGLEAQLRYLTNDRESTSEELHNSESSNMSLREEIRRLESELEAQKVDARQKMQDMQKRWLEAQEECGYLKVANPKLQTTAESLIEECSVLQKSNAELRTQKMQLHEHCTILEAELRDSEKFFSNMSKEVEALEGKYILLQQEIASKEQALGIELDSLLQENKKYKEKLAIEENFLNQMHLEKTVEVENLQREVAHLTEQISATNGEKERTASEAVIEVSHLRSGRAMLEASLQELQGKLELSESNLCTFQMESEIKVLGLMQELSASKQNQEVLMADHEKLLELLEDVKSNEEKHKSSVKGLEIKLKASEYARQQVAEETSSLKIQLQKTSLLQDEILDLKRSLNEVKFENQKLEASLQMLSGDYEELKTEKILSMQKISDMQRAVSELEDCKRSKVALEEKLLRLEGDLTAREAIGAQDAELKNELARAKRANSEFQRKIRYLEEEKQECLKKAQALEEELEQRKASKQDQHSFSDASLPFGPESRDMNSSAPDELNVSQVGMKSNFNTGNAPGIGLDSLSKIQLLENELAEALEANDMYKAQLKSLLTEEYKDPLNAPKKLLDEDVVVEGDGYEGKISSLQTELKDLQERYFDMSLKYAEVESERAKLVLKLKPVNNGRRWFS; this comes from the exons atgttcaggCTACACAAACACAAGTCAGATAAATTTGGAGGCACACTTGACTTCAAGTTCTCCAGCTTCCAGGCTCTTCAG GTACCAAAAGGATGGGACAGGCTTTTTGTGTACATAATTTCAGTAGAAACTGGAAAGACGCTGTCCAAATCTGGGAAAGGGTCGGTGAGGAACGGAACTTGTCGATGGACGGAGAGTTTGACGGAGTCCATTCCGGTTTCGGAGAAAGAGATTGATGATTGTCTTTTCAAGTTTGTTGTTTCCATG GGATCGTCGAGATCGGGCATCCTTGGAGAGGCTACGGTTAATTTGGGGAGTTATAAGAATGCAGAAACTGCTGTTCCTGTTTCGTTGCCGTTGAAAAAGTGTAACTATGGAACCATTTTACTA GTTAGAATTCAGTGCCTGACACCAAGAGCAAAACCCAG GGAGGTGCAGTTTGAAGAGCCAGGTTCATATGCAGAGGATGTGATTGCTGTTGACTACATTGACATGGAAAACAAATCTGATGTTTCTGATAGTTCAGTCGCCAGGAGTGTTGGATCCTCATCAAGCAACCATTTGGATAGTGCATCTGGTACAGGAGAACATAGTAGG GAATTGAGTTTCTCGGCATCAGGATCACGCTATAGCTTTGATTCAATGGAGGGTTCATTGGATTATTCCCTGCAAAATAACTTAATTGGCACCAGCAATCTTGTTGGGAGACAAGATTCAACTGGCTCCCAGAACAGTTCTTCTTACgcatcttattcttttaatgattCTTCCAGATCAAATCACTCGTCCTTTAATTCAGCTTCACGAAGCCATCTTCAGAATCAAAGAGAGAGTCTTAATCAGGTTTCAAGAACTGTTGCCTCATCACCTTTACGGAATGCTGATTCATCTAAAGACCTTCTGGAAGCTGCAGAAGCTACAATTGAGGAGCTTCGAGCAGAAGCAAGGATGTGGGAACAAAATGCTCGTAGATTAATGATTGATCTGGAAAAAATGCGGAAGGATTTATCAGACCAATCAATGCACTGTGCAAGTCTTGAAATGCAGCTTTCAGAATCGCACAGAGAATGTGATGGCTCGAGGCAGAAGATTGAACAATTGAAGATCCTATTGGAGGAATCCGTAGCAAAGCAAACAACCACTGAGAAGCTGAAGTTTCAGGCCAAAGAAATGGATAATTTTCAGAGAGAAATAGAAGATGAATTAAAGTTTCAGAAAGAGACAAATGCTGACTTGGCTTTACAGCTAAAGAAAACCCAAGAGTCGAACATTGAGCTTGTTACCATACTTCAGGAACTGGAAGATACCATAGAAATACAGAAAATAGAAATTTCAGatctgtcaaaaattcaatccaaaaGTCAAAAGGCAGGAAAGTATCACGTTGAAGCCCAAGACAGTGAGGAGACCAAACCAATGAAGAAATCTTTTGCTGAGGATACAAGAGAGGCCTCTtgtgattcaggtatggaaggCAGTACTGTTGAACAGGAATTGGATGATTTACCTGTAGGTTCTGAATCAGAGGACAGCAGGAGCCTGGAGCTGGAGTTACAGCAACTGCAAGATTCACAAAGGAATTTAGAAATTACTATCCATCCTCCGGAAAGATCTCTCGAGAACAAAATCCATGCAATTGAGGTTGAGCAAAGTTTAAAAACTCAAACTCTAATGGATTGCAAAGAAGAATGGAGAGAAAAATTAGCTGCCAAGGATGAAAAGATCACCAATTTGGAAGCAGAGTTATTCAAAGCTCTTAATcctcttgattttcaaaatggaGATGATCGCGATCtgattaaagaaattgaagttctgACACAGAAGATGGAGGAACTTGAGAGAGATTGCAGTGAGCTCACAGAAGAAAATCTAGAACTTGTACTTAAGCTCAAAGAGTCAGAAAAGCATGGTGCCTCGACTAGCCCTTCGTCAAATGAATGTTTGGGGAATCATTCTCTCTTCACCTCTGAATCTGAG ATTCAATGTGCAGATCTTGGAAAAAGGTGTGCTGACCTGGAGCTTCAGCTGCAAGCTTCCAAGGACAGAACACTCTACCTTGATTCTGAACTCAGTAAATATCATGCAAGAGCAGAGCGACAGGAAATCGAGATTGCTACACGACAAGAACAGTTAGAACATTATGAAGGAATGGAAACTGGGGTCAATGTCCATCCGGCAGACATCTGTTCAGACATCAAGCTTTCCGAATCACAAGCTACTGCTGAAATGGCTAAAACATTATCTGAGTTGCAGGAGCACATCCAATCATGTTTAGCCAATGTGAAGAAGCAACAATGTGATCCATGTTTTCTGATAAATGGAGAATGTAGTTCTGCTTTTGATAAACCTGCCATTTCAAATGATACAGATTTGTTTAATCAAAAAGAGAAAGCAAAGTCTATTCTGAACAGCTTTGTCCAGCTGAAAGATTTGTTTGAAGCAAAATCTGCTTCGTTTGAAAATGAAGTTCACCAAAGCAAAGAGGTAAGAGCAAAAGTGGTGAATCCTGATGAGCTCCGCAACAATTTGGAGGCTTATGACTCAGGGGGGAATAATTTCAGCACTTGTGGTCCACAACCAGAAAGCGTGCAAATGGAATCTACACCTGAGATGACAGATTTAGAAAAGGAGCTTTTGGAAAAGATATCTGGCATGGATAAGCTTAATTCTTTGAATGAACAAGAGATAGATGGTCTAAGGCATTCCCAAATGGAGCTAGAAACACAGATTTCTAATCTTCAGAACGAGAGATGGCAGTTGGAGCAAAATCTTGAAGTTACGCGAAGAGAAAGCATGGTGACCTCTAAATGCTTGGATGATTTACGAAAGGAAATGACGAAGCTTAGTGGTAACAGGGATTCACAAGCTTCAGCCAAAGAGATCCTAGAAAGGAAGTTGTCAGAGCTGGAAAGTGGCAAATTGGAGATGGAAGTTCACTTGTCTgaactagaaaaagaaaatgtacaGTTATCAGAGCGAATATGTGGCTTGGAAGCACAATTAAGATATTTGACCAATGATAGGGAATCAACCAGCGAGGAATTGCATAACTCGGAATCTAGTAATATGAGTCTCCGGGAAGAGATAAGAAGACTGGAAAGTGAATTGGAGGCACAAAAGGTTGACGCGAGGCAAAAGATGCAGGACATGCAAAAGCGGTGGTTAGAAGCTCAAGAAGAGTGCGGGTATCTGAAAGTAGCAAATCCAAAGTTACAAACTACAGCTGAAAGTCTTATTGAAGAATGCAGTGTGCTTCAGAAATCAAATGCAGAACTGAGGACGCAAAAGATGCAGTTACATGAGCATTGTACAATTCTGGAAGCTGAGTTAAGGGATTCagaaaagtttttttctaatatgtCGAAGGAAGTAGAAGCTCTTGAAGGAAAGTATATATTACTGCAGCAAGAAATTGCCTCAAAAGAGCAAGCACTTGGTATAGAACTAGATTCACTTcttcaagaaaacaagaaatataaagagaaaCTTGCTATTGAGGAGAATTTTCTGAACCAGATGCACTTGGAGAAGACAGTTGAAGTTGAGAATCTTCAAAGAGAGGTTGCACATCTGACTGAACAGATATCTGCAACTAATGGAGAAAAGGAAAGGACAGCTTCAGAAGCTGTGATTGAAGTGTCTCATCTGCGTTCTGGTAGAGCTATGCTGGAAGCTTCTCTGCAAGAATTACAAGGAAAACTCGAATTATCTGAGAGTAACCTCTGTACCTTCCAGATGGAATCAGAGATTAAAGTGCTTGGACTTATGCAAGAACTTTCTGCTTCCAAACAAAACCAGGAAGTTCTGATGGCTGATCATGAAAAGCTGCTTGAATTGTTAGAAGATGTCAAATCCaatgaagagaaacataaaagcAGTGTTAAGGGGctagaaataaaacttaaagCTTCTGAATATGCGAGGCAACAAGTTGCAGAAGAAACTTCCAGCCTTAAGATCCAATTGCAGAAAACATCACTTCTTCAAGACGAGATTCTGGATCTTAAAAGATCGCTTAATGAGGTCAAATTTGAGAATCAAAAGCTGGAAGCTTCATTGCAGATGTTATCAGGGGATTACGAGGAACTGAAGACTGAGAAAATCCTGTCTATGCAGAAGATTTCTGACATGCAGAGGGCTGTGTCTGAATTAGAAGACTGCAAAAGGAGTAAAGTTGCCCTGGAGGAGAAGCTTTTGCGACTGGAAGGGGATTTAACCGCAAGAGAAGCAATAGGTGCTCAGGATGCTGAGCTGAAAAATGAGCTTGCAAGGGCTAAGAGAGCAAATAGTGAATTCCAGAGGAAGATAAGATACCTCGAAGAGGAGAAGCAAGAGTGCTTGAAGAAAGCTCAAGCTCTTGAAGAGGAACTTGAACAGAGGAAAGCATCAAAACAGGATCAACATAGTTTCAGTGATGCAAGCCTCCCCTTTGGTCCTGAATCCAGGGACATGAATTCCTCTGCTCCTGATGAATTAAATGTCTCACAG GTCGGTATGAAATCGAATTTTAATACTGGAAATGCTCCAGGTATAGGATTGGATTCTTTGTCAAAGATCCAGCTACTCGAGAATGAACTAGCTGAGGCTTTGGAGGCAAATGATATGTACAAAGCCCAGCTTAAGAG TTTGTTAACTGAGGAGTACAAGGATCCATTAAATGCTCCCAAGAAGTTGTTGGATGAAGATGTAGTAGTAGAAGGAGATGGATATGAGGGTAAGATATCATCACTTCAGACAGAGCTAAAAGATTTACAGGAGCGCTACTTCGACATGAGCCTCAAATATGCAGAAGTTGAATCTGAACGTGCGAAACTTGTACTAAAGCTGAAGCCTGTCAATAATGGACGAAGGTGGTTTTCATGA